One genomic window of Niveibacterium sp. SC-1 includes the following:
- the rph gene encoding ribonuclease PH, with the protein MTDTTRPSGRAPAQLRPVRITRGFTRHAEGSVLVEFGDTRVLCNASVEENVPPFLKGKGQGWVTAEYGMLPRATHTRSAREAAKGKQTGRTQEIQRLIGRSLRAVVDLEKLGERQVTLDCDVLQADGGTRTAAITGACVALYDALAKLVAAGKLAEHPMRELVAAISVGIHEGVPLLDLDYAEDSACDTDMNVVVTATGGIVEIQGTAEGATFSRAELETLLTLAEHGIAGLVAAQKQALGL; encoded by the coding sequence ATGACCGACACCACCCGTCCTAGCGGCCGCGCGCCCGCGCAGTTGCGCCCGGTGCGCATCACCCGCGGCTTCACCCGCCACGCCGAAGGTTCGGTCCTGGTGGAATTCGGCGACACCCGCGTGCTGTGCAACGCCAGCGTGGAAGAAAACGTGCCGCCCTTCCTCAAGGGCAAGGGCCAGGGCTGGGTCACCGCCGAATACGGCATGCTGCCGCGCGCCACCCACACCCGCAGCGCGCGCGAAGCGGCCAAGGGCAAGCAGACCGGCCGCACCCAGGAGATCCAGCGGCTGATCGGCCGCAGCCTGCGCGCCGTGGTGGATCTGGAAAAGCTGGGCGAGCGCCAGGTCACGCTGGACTGCGACGTGCTGCAGGCTGACGGTGGCACCCGTACCGCCGCCATCACCGGCGCCTGCGTGGCGCTCTACGACGCGCTCGCCAAGCTGGTGGCCGCCGGCAAGCTCGCGGAGCATCCGATGCGCGAACTGGTGGCCGCGATCTCGGTCGGTATCCATGAGGGCGTGCCCCTCCTGGACCTCGACTACGCCGAGGACTCGGCCTGCGATACCGACATGAACGTGGTGGTCACGGCCACCGGCGGCATCGTCGAGATCCAGGGCACGGCCGAAGGGGCGACGTTCTCGCGCGCCGAACTCGAAACCCTGCTGACCCTGGCCGAGCACGGCATCGCCGGCCTGGTGGCAGCACAGAAACAGGCCCTGGGCCTCTGA
- a CDS encoding serine/threonine-protein kinase → MPAQANCPLPPGFQLEQYRIEQQLSLGGFSIVYLATAPDETPVVIKEYLPNSLALRKEGETEPKVPDEHQAAFRYGMKCFFEEGRALASLNHPNLVRVLNFFRANGTVYMVMAFERGRTLQDFINKNKGEIREKFIRAIFTRMLNGLREVHANKLLHLDIKPSNIYLRNDGNPVLLDFGAARQTLFNDAPMLKPMYTPGYCAPEQFRDREHLGPWSDIYSVGASMYACLAAAPPQRSDERVKKDQLESAVKRWRGHYSEQLLETIDWCLKLDPLARPQSVYQLQKALARRVRARAAKPSPLGQKWLGSLSEKLRALVSRS, encoded by the coding sequence ATGCCCGCTCAAGCAAACTGCCCGCTGCCACCCGGCTTCCAGCTGGAGCAGTACCGCATCGAGCAGCAGCTGAGTCTTGGCGGTTTCTCCATCGTCTATCTGGCCACCGCGCCGGACGAGACCCCGGTGGTGATCAAGGAATACCTGCCCAATTCGCTGGCCCTGCGCAAAGAAGGCGAGACCGAGCCCAAGGTGCCTGACGAACATCAGGCGGCCTTTCGCTATGGCATGAAATGCTTCTTCGAGGAAGGCCGCGCGCTCGCCAGCCTCAACCATCCGAACCTGGTGCGCGTGCTCAACTTCTTCCGCGCCAACGGGACGGTCTACATGGTGATGGCCTTCGAACGCGGCCGCACCCTGCAGGACTTCATCAACAAGAACAAAGGCGAGATCCGCGAGAAGTTCATCCGCGCGATCTTCACCCGCATGCTCAACGGCCTGCGCGAGGTGCATGCGAACAAGCTGCTGCACCTCGACATCAAGCCCTCGAACATCTACCTGCGCAACGACGGCAACCCGGTGCTGCTGGACTTCGGCGCCGCGCGGCAGACGCTCTTCAACGACGCGCCGATGCTCAAGCCGATGTACACGCCGGGCTACTGCGCGCCGGAACAGTTCCGCGACCGCGAGCACCTGGGGCCGTGGAGCGACATCTATTCGGTGGGCGCGAGCATGTACGCCTGCCTCGCGGCCGCGCCGCCGCAACGTTCGGACGAACGGGTCAAGAAGGACCAGCTGGAGTCGGCGGTCAAACGCTGGCGTGGCCACTATTCCGAACAGCTGCTCGAAACCATCGACTGGTGTCTCAAGCTCGACCCGCTCGCCCGTCCGCAGAGCGTCTATCAATTACAAAAGGCCTTGGCGCGCCGCGTGCGAGCGCGCGCCGCAAAGCCTTCCCCGCTCGGCCAGAAGTGGCTAGGCTCACTCAGCGAGAAGCTGCGCGCGCTCGTCTCACGCTCATGA
- a CDS encoding YicC/YloC family endoribonuclease, producing the protein MILSMTGYAVQSSDAGRARLNLELKTVNSRFLDLGFRMAEELRQAEPQLREAIVGRLTRGKVECRLYWQANPGAAVDLAMNGELLQRLEQAQAQLRGRFPDAPALSVGELLRWPGVLGESGPDFDSLLAMAGKLIQSALDELIATRAREGAKLAEMIRERVGKMRELVAQAEPILPAAVAEYQEKLTNRLKEAVATLDEDRVRTEVSLFAQRADVMEEFSRLRTHLDEVERVLKAGGPAGKRLDFLMQELNREANTLASKSISNALSSIAIEMKLIIEQMREQVQNLE; encoded by the coding sequence ATGATCCTTTCGATGACTGGCTATGCCGTCCAGTCCAGTGATGCCGGCCGCGCCCGCCTCAACCTGGAACTCAAGACGGTCAATTCGCGCTTCCTGGATCTGGGCTTCCGGATGGCCGAAGAACTGCGCCAGGCCGAGCCCCAGCTACGTGAAGCCATTGTCGGACGGCTCACCCGCGGCAAAGTCGAGTGTCGGCTCTACTGGCAGGCCAACCCCGGCGCCGCCGTCGATCTGGCGATGAACGGCGAGCTCCTGCAACGTCTGGAACAGGCGCAAGCCCAGCTGCGCGGTCGCTTTCCCGACGCGCCGGCGCTTTCCGTTGGCGAACTGCTGCGCTGGCCTGGCGTGCTGGGCGAAAGCGGTCCGGACTTCGACAGCCTGCTCGCGATGGCGGGCAAGCTCATCCAGTCGGCGCTGGACGAACTCATCGCCACACGCGCCCGCGAAGGCGCCAAGCTCGCCGAGATGATCCGCGAGCGCGTCGGCAAGATGCGCGAACTGGTGGCCCAGGCCGAGCCCATCCTCCCGGCCGCGGTGGCGGAATACCAGGAGAAGCTCACCAACCGTCTCAAGGAAGCCGTCGCCACGCTGGACGAAGACCGCGTGCGGACCGAGGTCAGCCTCTTTGCCCAGCGCGCCGACGTGATGGAAGAGTTCTCGCGCCTGCGCACGCACCTGGACGAAGTCGAACGCGTGCTCAAGGCCGGCGGCCCCGCCGGCAAGCGCCTGGACTTCCTGATGCAGGAACTCAACCGCGAGGCCAACACGCTGGCCTCCAAGTCGATCTCCAACGCGCTTTCCTCGATCGCCATCGAGATGAAGCTCATCATCGAGCAGATGCGCGAACAGGTGCAAAACCTCGAGTGA
- the hemW gene encoding radical SAM family heme chaperone HemW, with protein MSSSRIIPLVTRPANLPESPALAAPPPLALYVHFPWCVQKCPYCDFNSHAVRGGIPEADYLAALVADVEAALPQVWGRRVQSIFIGGGTPSLISPDGLNRLLEDIRSRLMLAGDCEITLEANPGTVEASHFPEFRAAGVTRLSLGIQSFDDAMLARIGRIHGGAEARRAADLAGQHFETFNLDLMYALPEQSLGAALADVETALSFSPPHLSCYHLTMEPNTAFGAKPPAGLPDEDASADMQEAIEARLAIAGFQHYETSAFARPGHRCRHNLNYWRFGDYLGVGAGAHGKLSSHTGILREMRHKHPNAYMEGAARGDFTQERRSVGVAELPFEFMMNALRLTEGVPTSLFEERTGVPLAAVEATLVAARRDGLLEADAAQLKPTLKGQRFLNELLERFL; from the coding sequence ATGAGTTCCTCCCGCATCATCCCGCTCGTCACCCGTCCGGCCAACCTGCCGGAATCGCCCGCGCTGGCCGCGCCGCCGCCGCTCGCGCTCTATGTGCACTTCCCCTGGTGCGTGCAGAAGTGCCCCTACTGCGACTTCAACTCGCATGCGGTGCGGGGTGGCATCCCGGAGGCGGACTACCTCGCCGCCCTGGTGGCGGATGTGGAAGCGGCACTGCCGCAGGTCTGGGGCCGGCGCGTGCAGTCGATCTTCATCGGTGGCGGCACGCCCAGCCTGATTTCCCCGGACGGGCTCAACCGCCTGCTGGAAGACATCCGCAGCCGCCTGATGCTGGCGGGTGACTGCGAGATCACGCTGGAGGCCAACCCCGGCACGGTCGAGGCCTCGCACTTCCCCGAGTTCCGCGCGGCCGGCGTGACCCGGCTGTCGCTGGGCATCCAGAGCTTCGACGACGCGATGCTCGCGCGCATCGGCCGCATCCACGGTGGCGCCGAGGCGCGGCGCGCGGCCGACCTGGCCGGCCAACACTTCGAGACCTTCAACCTCGACCTGATGTACGCGCTGCCCGAGCAAAGCCTGGGGGCCGCGCTGGCGGACGTGGAGACCGCGCTCTCCTTCTCGCCGCCGCACCTGTCCTGCTACCACCTCACCATGGAGCCGAACACCGCGTTCGGCGCGAAGCCGCCGGCGGGCCTGCCCGACGAAGACGCCTCGGCCGACATGCAGGAAGCGATCGAGGCGCGACTCGCGATCGCCGGCTTCCAGCACTACGAGACCTCCGCCTTCGCGCGGCCGGGCCACCGCTGCCGCCACAACCTCAACTACTGGCGCTTCGGCGACTACCTGGGCGTGGGCGCCGGCGCGCACGGCAAGCTTTCCTCGCACACCGGCATCCTGCGCGAGATGCGCCACAAGCATCCGAACGCCTACATGGAAGGTGCTGCGCGCGGCGACTTCACGCAGGAGCGGCGCAGCGTCGGCGTGGCCGAGCTGCCCTTCGAATTCATGATGAACGCCCTGCGCCTGACCGAGGGCGTGCCCACCAGCCTCTTCGAGGAGCGCACCGGCGTGCCGCTCGCCGCGGTGGAGGCGACGCTGGTAGCCGCGCGGCGCGACGGCCTGCTGGAGGCCGACGCCGCGCAGTTGAAACCCACGCTCAAGGGCCAGCGCTTCCTCAACGAATTGCTGGAGCGCTTCCTCTAG
- the rdgB gene encoding RdgB/HAM1 family non-canonical purine NTP pyrophosphatase has translation MNRLVLASNNPGKLREFAALLAPLGIEVLPQSHFNVPEAAEPYATFVENALAKARHCAQRTGLPALADDSGICVNALTGAPGVLSARFAGEPRSDERNNALLVEKLQGQADRGAHYVCVLVLVRHALDPQPIIAEGEWHGEVIDSPRGANGFGYDPYFLLPDLGQTAAELDHALKNTLSHRGAACRHLLERLQPPAPAL, from the coding sequence ATGAACCGACTCGTCCTCGCTTCGAACAACCCGGGCAAGCTGCGTGAATTCGCCGCGTTGCTCGCCCCGCTGGGCATCGAGGTGCTGCCGCAATCGCACTTCAACGTGCCCGAGGCGGCCGAACCCTACGCCACCTTCGTCGAAAACGCGCTCGCGAAGGCCCGTCACTGTGCCCAGCGCACCGGCCTGCCGGCGCTGGCCGACGATTCGGGCATCTGCGTCAATGCGCTGACCGGTGCACCCGGCGTGCTCTCGGCCCGCTTCGCCGGCGAGCCCAGGTCGGACGAGCGCAACAACGCCCTGCTGGTGGAGAAGCTGCAAGGCCAGGCCGACCGCGGCGCCCACTATGTGTGCGTGCTGGTGCTGGTGCGCCATGCGCTCGATCCGCAGCCGATCATCGCCGAGGGCGAATGGCACGGCGAGGTGATCGACAGCCCGCGCGGCGCCAACGGTTTCGGCTACGACCCCTACTTCCTGCTGCCCGACCTGGGCCAGACGGCGGCTGAGCTGGACCATGCGCTGAAGAACACGCTCTCGCATCGCGGCGCCGCCTGCCGCCACCTGCTCGAACGCCTCCAGCCCCCGGCGCCGGCACTCTGA
- a CDS encoding protein phosphatase 2C domain-containing protein: MKFTIYQESRIGKRRSNQDRLAYCYSRDALLLVVADGMGGHLHGEIAAQIAVQYITETFQREARPTIADEMLFLSRVLSNAHHAILDYAFDKQLPDPPRTTIVACIIQNSLAHWAHAGDSRLYLMREGRVAFHTRDHSRVQVMVDQGLIREGEQATHPLRNRIFSCLGGTHSPQIEFSRRTPLYAGDTLLLCTDGVWGPPGADQVLARLDAKNIIQSVPHLMDEAERLGGATCDNLSTLAVTWLDDFAEAPPTTISTMTMPADSFTTKMEGFAPGQLPPAAGDLSDDDIEKAINEINNAIRKYSK; this comes from the coding sequence ATGAAATTCACCATCTACCAGGAAAGTCGCATCGGCAAGCGCCGCTCCAACCAGGACCGGCTTGCCTACTGCTATTCGCGCGATGCGCTCTTGCTCGTGGTCGCCGATGGGATGGGCGGCCACCTGCATGGCGAGATCGCGGCGCAGATCGCGGTGCAGTACATCACCGAGACCTTCCAGCGCGAAGCCCGACCCACGATCGCCGACGAGATGCTTTTCCTCTCGCGGGTGCTCTCGAACGCGCACCACGCGATCCTCGACTACGCCTTCGACAAGCAGCTGCCCGATCCGCCGCGCACCACCATCGTCGCCTGCATCATCCAGAACAGCCTCGCCCACTGGGCGCACGCCGGCGATTCGCGCCTCTACCTGATGCGCGAAGGCCGCGTGGCCTTCCACACCCGTGACCACTCGCGGGTCCAGGTGATGGTGGACCAGGGCCTGATCCGCGAAGGCGAGCAGGCCACGCATCCGCTGCGCAACCGCATCTTCAGCTGCCTCGGTGGCACGCATTCGCCGCAGATCGAGTTCTCGCGCCGCACCCCGCTCTACGCCGGCGACACGCTGCTGCTCTGCACCGACGGTGTGTGGGGCCCGCCGGGCGCCGATCAGGTGCTGGCGCGGCTGGACGCGAAGAACATCATCCAGAGCGTGCCGCATCTGATGGACGAGGCCGAACGCCTGGGCGGCGCGACCTGCGACAACCTCTCCACGCTCGCCGTGACCTGGCTTGACGACTTTGCCGAAGCGCCGCCGACTACCATCTCGACCATGACCATGCCGGCCGATTCCTTCACCACCAAGATGGAAGGTTTCGCCCCCGGCCAGTTGCCGCCCGCTGCCGGCGACCTGTCGGACGACGATATCGAGAAGGCGATCAACGAGATCAACAACGCCATCCGGAAATACTCCAAATGA